The region CGAAAGTTATAAAATGTCCAAGtaaaatatattatcaattGAGTGAACTAAACAACAATACAAAAGCTATTATCTCAATATGGTGATAGTTACAAAGATGATTTATTGGCAATTCGGCACTAGACAATTCTTCCACTAAACAAAGTtcaaaaattattcaatttaattatatgtatTCCCCACCTTATATATGGCATTTCATTCCTTGGAAAAGCCACTCATTGTGGTGCTCAGGCAAAATGGTTAGACTTAATTCTTCCTTTGGTTACTTCTTGATCTTTGTAATATTTGCATCTTCAAGTAGCTTGAAGCTGAAGGCATCCGCTACTAAGAAGACTAGTGCTTCTTCTGCATTGTTCAtctttggcgactccactgtgGACGCTGGCAACAATAACTACATCGATACTATACCTGATAACCGAGCAGGTTTGAAGCCGTATGGCCGGAATGGCTTCTTCCAAGCACCCACCGGACGCTTCTCCGATGGCCGCATCATAGTAGATTACATTGGTATGCACATTCATCATTTATATAGGGGTCCATATATATATGTCTCACTCACTTGTTGTTGTCAAAGaagaatagaatattcaaattGGTTTCTTTTGAATAAATAACATCActggaaaaataaatattgcctatgttttattaattttagcgCAAAACTCATTCGTACCTTCTTAAACGGACGGAGACAGTATTGTGTTAGTATTTATCAGAGTTGAATTGGATGCAGCTGAATATGCAAAGTTGCCGCTAATTCCTCCATTCTTACAACCTTCCGCCGATTACACATATGGTGCCAACTTTGCATCCGGTGGCGGCGGCGTTCTCCCTGAGACTAATCAATTAGGAAATGTAAGGATGACGCCTAATTAATATTATGCCTAGTTTAAACTAAAGTTATCCTCCTTAAATTTATCTTAAACATCTAATCCtggtttaattattattgtaattAGGTAATAGATCTTCCAACACAGCTAAAAAATTTTGAAGAGGTGGAGAAATCACTGACGGAAAAACTTGGAGAAGCACAGGCTAAAGAGATCATATCGGAAGCAGTTTATTTCATTAGCATTGGAAGTAACGATTACATGGGTGGTTATTTAGGTAATTTCACAATGCAAGAAAATTATATTCCTGAAGTCTACGTTGGAATGGTCATTGGGAACTTGACAAATGCAATCCAGGTGAATAGCTAGCTTTGGTTTACATTTTTGGATAGAGAAATGCTTTATAAttcatcattttaaaatatctccAATCAAAACTTATCACTAAATATTAATTAGCTGATTTATCACCAAATCTATTCTAACGATAATCACTTTTTTCTacaccaaaaaaaatatatttttttatctttaatattttaatcattttttcaCTTTAACTTAATTTTGTTACATATTagttcaattaatatatatatatataaggtcaaatgtcgtaaaaaggacaaatcttttataaaagtttcacaaaagttctgaccttttaatttatcgattttggccacaaacttattatttggtttcacaaaagtcatgacctttcaattttatcgattttggccaaaaatggattatttggtttcacaaaactcctgacctttcaatatatgtgcatgccacataagcgccacataggcaaaattaaaatcaaattgagagttggctgcaattgaaaccaaataatatgtttttggtcaaaatcgacaaaattgaaaggtcagaacttttgtgaaacttttatgaaaggtttggcctttttacgacatttggcctatatataattataataatattctcGTCTCGCTAAATTATTAATgtagtatttttaaattattgtctcgtaaaattatttatataaaatattatgttaatttaataatttaaaagtaaatgattataatattttaatattttcatgtgtaaaattattctataatattacaaataaataatatatatatatatataagtttttaattataaatgtgttgaattaaataataaattaaaaatattaaattgtacttttgccaaataataaaataatgaatagTAAATATGTAACTTCAAATAGTAAATCACTTATTTAATGAGAGAGGTAATTGTAGTGTTACTTGTTTTAAAACAAGTGACAAATTGGAGATGAAATGTCACTTGTTTTAAAACAAGTGACATGCATTGAAGATGTCCTTATAAACCTTCTTACGTGATAGTATTTATTTGTAGCATTATTTGGacagaataataaaaattgtcaACTCATGAATTActtgaaattaatttagaaaatattCAAAATCGGTGTATAAATTAATCGAATCAAATTCTCGAGATGTTTGAATTAACTCTTAACTAAATTTCCAATATCTAAAATATTCCATTCAAGAGGattgtttgattaattaatatatttatcttGTTAAAAATATATGTCTTTAATTATACACAAATAATTGAGTCTAGTAcgctttttaattattttactgaATCCGAACCCGAACTCTTAAATAAAATTCGATCAAGTTCAAGACGAGTTTTATCCTTCAAGATTTAGAGACGAGCTTAAATCTGACAGTTTTTAGTTGACTCGGCTCTATTATACCCCTATAATTAGGGGTGAATTCGGTGCAAATTGAATCGAACCgaattaaattttcttttttcaagaTGGAACCGAATCGAAATATTAAGgacttaatttatttattttcaataaaaccgaactgaaaaacTGTTTATTTATACTAAATTCAACCAAACTGAATTTATCATTTCAGTACATTTattcaatttggtttgatttttaaacactATGATAAAGGCTAATAGGTTGATTAGCGTTGGTTTTAAATGCGACAATTTCTAAATTCTTAATTCAATTCACTAATGCCTTCTTtaatttaatgttaattttaaaaCAGGCTTATATGAGAAGGGAGCAAGAAAATTTGGATTTCTAAGCCTGTGCCCTTTAGGTTGTCTTCCAGCTTTGAGAGCAATGAATCCCAAAGCCAGTGAAGGTGGCTGTTTTGAAGCAGCTTCTTCTCTTGCATTGGCTCATAATAATGCCTTGAGAGCTGTTCTCACAAGCCTTCAACATCTATTCAAAGGGTTCAAATATTGTAACTCCAATTTCTATAACTGGCTCAATGACAGGATCAATAATCCCACCAAATATGGTAAGtaaaatattagtaatttttatcGATTAGTTATGtaattaacttattaatttttaactatttgtcaattttttgatggttaatccaatttttttattaactagTCGCTATATTTAACTTAAAAATGGACACATTTATtctaatttgatattaagagaCTAAGTGGCTGACAAATTTAATATTAGTGTTAATGGCTAGAGGTGAACGAAAATCTGGTTAAACAAAATTGATCTATTTCGGTTAAAGTATTTGGTTAATTAGTTTGATTATTGCGGTCGATTTgattaataacttttttaattttggttatggctaagaatattaaaaaaactagtTAAATAAATTAGTCAAACATTGTttactttttattaatattctttatatttttatgagtttaactaaattaaccgactaatttatacttttcattttgtattttctaaattttggttaattcaattaataattttctCGATTCGATTAAGAGATTGGTTAAACCGGTCAATTTTTAACCGAACGACTATTTCACCCACTCTATTAATCGCTCATCGCATCACATGTATAAGTCCACGGggcaaattgatatttaagtgTTGTGTTTTCTTTAGGTTTGAAAGATGGAGTGAATGCTTGCTGTGGAACCGGACCATACAATGGTATCTATAGCTGCGGAGGCAATAAGAAAATCGCCAAATTCGAACTATGTGAAAATTCTGATGAGTATGTTTGGTGGGATTCATTCCATCCGACGGAAAGAATCCATGAACATTTTGCAAAAACTCTATGGAATGGAGCTCCGTTTTATGTCGGACCTTATAATTTAGAAGATTTTTTCTTCACCAAGGAAAATCTCACCATTGCTGATGAAGTTGATGACCTTGATAATAATAATGGAGGACTGAACTTTCAGTAATATGTAGAAAAGAGGAACCGTCATGAATAAGAAAACATGTTGTACAACCTATAATTTAACATTTATGCCATATATATGAGTGTTGTTTCATGTTCGCGATTAAATCGGAGTTAAATGTAAATAAAACTATGAACTATAACGTGTTGTAGAAATTGATGTTACTACTCAAAAACTTTGCTAGCTTATTATTGTTGCAGAAGAACTGGAAAGAAAAATTATGTAATAAAGCTTTTGAATTGAATCACgcctaaattattttttaaaacgttttgttaTTGTTGTTGAAAAGATAATGAAGAGCAAGAAAAACTCTCTTTTGTATTAATTGTATTCGTTATCTTTACAAGAATGAAATCTACCTCTATTTATACACAAACTGAAAGGATAAAAACAAAGAAAGTTGTTACAAGATGGTGAGGTCACCAGATAGGAAAAACAGAAAACCACAGCAAAGGAGCAGTGGTGGAATAGAAGCTTCTGTGACAGAAATCCTAATAGAATACCAGCTCAGCATAAGGAGCAGATTTGCTGAGGAGAAGACCACAGTAAGCTCAGTGGAAGAATCTTGTGAACCAAGGAATTGTACATCCCCTCCTCAAGTTGGAGATTGATGAATGTCATACAATCCCAACTTGAAGAGAAGATTGGTGAACTGAGGAGCTGAGAGTGCCTTGGTGAATAAGTCTGCCTTTTGATCATGAGTGGAGATGTGAAGGGGCTGAATGAGACCTGTCTTGTATAAATTTCTGACAATGTGGCAGTCAATGTCAAGATGTTTTGTACGTTCATGAAAGACAGGGTTAGCAGTGATGTGGATGGCAGCTTTATTGTCACACCACAAGGGAATGGAAGTGGTGACAGGAACATGGAAATCCTGGAGAATGTAAGTGATCCACTGTAATTCACAAACAGAAGTGGCAAGACTTCTGTATTCTGCTTCAGCAGATGACCTGGAGACTGTGTTTTGTTTCTTGGTCTTCCAAGAAATCAGAGAGGTGCCTAAGAAGATGCAAAAACCAGTCAAGGATTTTCTTGTGTCAATGCAGGAGCCCCAATCTGCATCACTATAAGCCTGTAGCTCAAGTGAAGAATCTGCAGAATAAAGTAAGCCAGTAGAAGGACATCCTTTGAGGTATCTAACCAAGTGTAAAGCAGCCTCCCAATGAGCTTGACAAGGAGTGTTAACAAATTGACTAAGCTGTTGCACAGAATAGGTAATGTCTGGTCTTGTAATATTGAGGTAGAGAAGTCTTCCTATGAGTCTTCTGTATTTGTCAGGTTCTGGGAGAGGAGTATCCATTTTAGTAGCAAGTTTCAAACCTTTCTGAAAAGGAACCTTTGCA is a window of Mercurialis annua linkage group LG2, ddMerAnnu1.2, whole genome shotgun sequence DNA encoding:
- the LOC126668715 gene encoding GDSL esterase/lipase 5-like encodes the protein MYSPPYIWHFIPWKSHSLWCSGKMVRLNSSFGYFLIFVIFASSSSLKLKASATKKTSASSALFIFGDSTVDAGNNNYIDTIPDNRAGLKPYGRNGFFQAPTGRFSDGRIIVDYIAEYAKLPLIPPFLQPSADYTYGANFASGGGGVLPETNQLGNVIDLPTQLKNFEEVEKSLTEKLGEAQAKEIISEAVYFISIGSNDYMGGYLGNFTMQENYIPEVYVGMVIGNLTNAIQVNSLYEKGARKFGFLSLCPLGCLPALRAMNPKASEGGCFEAASSLALAHNNALRAVLTSLQHLFKGFKYCNSNFYNWLNDRINNPTKYGLKDGVNACCGTGPYNGIYSCGGNKKIAKFELCENSDEYVWWDSFHPTERIHEHFAKTLWNGAPFYVGPYNLEDFFFTKENLTIADEVDDLDNNNGGLNFQ